A region from the Triticum urartu cultivar G1812 chromosome 1, Tu2.1, whole genome shotgun sequence genome encodes:
- the LOC125533910 gene encoding uncharacterized protein LOC125533910: protein MGRSPRRRRAMAAAPRDPGKNPRGVLPGDRIFASVAPYITFADHLRLRLVCRAWRFFSRRLGRRPPPFPWLMLPEPASASQSAPAPANVRRQFYDIPGGRPYAYDVPGEGYHRCVASSACGWLVFVSLDAPRRLVLANPVAGARLVLSWPFKEKNAEGRFHAALTSSPADRRACFLILATDRLVAYCHPGQQDQGWLTLRAPGFRYDPAASDMVTVGAMVYLVDGRRKVWRADLADPEPKVERRNTACQLPFGESSMRHYLVESLRHVHLVLADEHNARVALFRLDWDKKVWTQDCVRGDRVLLLGRGCSASVPAASGRPPGMLLFAHQPSLSLVDVGGCGVGLAWFWAESWVDEGSDDKLVLKKKMHHSQGEFTAGDSFWFFPAIDPDERAMVASQA from the coding sequence ATGGGTCGCTCGCCTCGACGACGccgggcgatggcggcggcgcctCGCGATCCGGGGAAAAACCCTAGGGGGGTCCTCCCCGGCGACCGCATCTTCGCCTCGGTGGCCCCCTACATCACCTTCGCCGAccacctccgcctccgcctcgtcTGCCGCGCGTGGCGCTTCTTCTCCCGCCGCCtcggccgccgcccgccgcccttcCCGTGGCTCATGCTCCCGGAGCCGGCCTCCGCCTCGCAGTCCGCGCCCGCGCCGGCCAACGTGCGCCGCCAGTTCTACGACATCCCCGGGGGGCGGCCCTACGCGTACGATGTCCCGGGGGAGGGCTACCATCGCTGCGTCGCGTCCTCCGCCTGCGGATGGCTCGTGTTCGTCTCCCTGgacgcgccgcgccgcctcgTCCTCGCCAACCCGGTCGCCGGCGCGCGGCTGGTCCTGTCCTGGCCGTTCAAGGAGAAGAACGCCGAAGGGCGATTCCACGCCGCGCTCACGTCGTCGCCGGCTGACCGCCGGGCGTGCTTCCTCATCCTCGCCACGGACAGGCTCGTCGCCTACTGCCACCCCGGCCAGCAGGACCAGGGGTGGCTCACCCTGCGCGCCCCGGGGTTCCGCTACGACCCGGCCGCCAGCGACATGGTCACCGTCGGCGCCATGGTGTACCTGGTCGACGGCAGGAGGAAGGTCTGGCGCGCGGACCTCGCGGACCCGGAGCCCAAGGTGGAGCGCCGGAACACGGCGTGCCAGCTCCCGTTCGGCGAGAGCAGCATGCGCCACTACCTCGTGGAGTCGCTCCGGCACGTCCACCTCGTGCTCGCGGACGAGCACAACGCGCGCGTCGCGCTCTTCAGGCTGGACTGGGACAAGAAGGTGTGGACGCAGGACTGCGTGCGCGGGGACCGTGTCCTGCTTTTGGGCCGCGGGTGCTCGGCCTCTGTGCCGGCGGCGTCGGGCCGGCCGCCTGGCATGCTGTTGTTCGCGCACCAGCCGTCGTTGAGTCTCGTTGACGTGGGCGGTTGTGGCGTTGGGCTCGCGTGGTTCTGGGCGGAATCGTGGGTGGATGAAGGCTCGGATGATAAGCTggtgctgaagaagaagatgcaCCACAGTCAAGGCGAGTTCACCGCTGGTGACTCGTTCTGGTTCTTCCCGGCCATCGATCCGGATGAAAGGGCTATGGTTGCATCGCAGGCCTAG
- the LOC125533921 gene encoding pectin acetylesterase 9-like isoform X2: MDRRRLWTWAAAVVVAAAAAAAAAAGHEKRLVVGMTLVPGAASTGAVCLDGSPPAYHLHRGSGAGARGWLLQFEGGGWCNDAPSCAARAGTRRGSTRLMSKLEVFSGVLSNDPARNPDFYNWNRVKLRYCDGGSFAGDSEFTNGSSVIYMRGQRIWDAIIADLLTKGLAKAKKVLLSGCSAGGLATFFHCDDLGELLGGVATVKCMSDAGFFLDVDDISGNNSIRLFFSSLVALQGAEKNLNKDCLNSTLSPYLCFFPQYALQNIKTPYFILNSAYDVYQFHHIFVPPSSDPRGHWSRCKADPSACSTSQIATLQGEPEMGMFINSCFAHCQSELQDTWFAPNSPTLDNETIAELVGDWYFERGAAQEIDCAYPCDSTCHNIIPSNQVGI, from the exons ATGGACCGGCGGCGGCTCTGGACGTGGGCAGCTGCCGTCGTcgtcgctgctgctgctgcggctgcggcggcggcgggccaTGAGAAGAGGCTGGTGGTGGGCATGACTCTCGTCCCGGGCGCCGCGTCCACGGGGGCAG TGTGCCTCGACGGGAGCCCGCCGGCGTACCACCTCCACCGCGGCTCCGGCGCGGGCGCCCGCGGCTGGCTGCTCCAGTTCGAGGGCGGCGGCTGGTGCAACGACGCGCCGTCCTGCGCCGCACGAGCCGGCACGCGGCGAGGCTCCACCCGGCTCATGAGCAAGCTCGAGGTCTTCTCCGGCGTGCTCAGCAACGATCCGGCCAGGAACCCAG ATTTTTACAACTGGAATCGGGTGAAGCTGCGGTACTGCGACGGCGGATCCTTCGCGGGCGATTCGGAGTTCACAAATGGC TCTTCAGTCATCTACATGAGAGGTCAGAGGATATGGGATGCTATCATCGCCGATCTCCTCACCAAAGGCCTCGCCAAAGCCAAAAAG GTGCTGCTCTCAGGATGCTCAGCAGGAGGCCTAGCTACATTCTTCCACTGCGACGACCTCGGGGAGCTTCTCGGGGGCGTCGCCACGGTGAAATGCATGAGCGACGCGGGGTTTTTCCTTGATGT GGATGACATTTCCGGCAACAACAGCATTAGACTTTTCTTTAGCAGCCTAGTTGCTCTGCAG GGAGCTGAGAAGAATTTGAACAAAGACTGTCTAAATTCAACACTCAGTCCTTATCTG TGTTTTTTCCCTCAATATGCACTTCAAAACATTAAAACCCCATATTTCATCTTAAATTCAGCGTACGATGTATATCAG TTCCATCACATCTTTGTGCCTCCTTCGTCTGATCCTAGGGGTCACTGGAGTCGCTGTAAGGCGGACCCCAGTGCATGCAGCACATCACAAATTGCAACTCTCCAAG GTGAGCCGGAGATGGGCATGTTCATCAATTCTTGCTTTGCACATTGCCAGAGCGAGCTGCAGGACACATGGTTTGCGCCGAATTCCCCAACACTGGACAATGAG ACAATTGCAGAGCTAGTCGGTGATTGGTACTTTGAAAGGGGTGCTGCCCAAGAAATCGACTGCGCATATCCCTGCGACTCAACTTGTCACAACATTATACCATCTAATCAG GTCGGCATCTAG
- the LOC125533921 gene encoding pectin acetylesterase 9-like isoform X1 produces the protein MDRRRLWTWAAAVVVAAAAAAAAAAGHEKRLVVGMTLVPGAASTGAVCLDGSPPAYHLHRGSGAGARGWLLQFEGGGWCNDAPSCAARAGTRRGSTRLMSKLEVFSGVLSNDPARNPDFYNWNRVKLRYCDGGSFAGDSEFTNGSSVIYMRGQRIWDAIIADLLTKGLAKAKKVLLSGCSAGGLATFFHCDDLGELLGGVATVKCMSDAGFFLDVDDISGNNSIRLFFSSLVALQGAEKNLNKDCLNSTLSPYLCFFPQYALQNIKTPYFILNSAYDVYQFHHIFVPPSSDPRGHWSRCKADPSACSTSQIATLQGLRSAMLTALKPFEGEPEMGMFINSCFAHCQSELQDTWFAPNSPTLDNETIAELVGDWYFERGAAQEIDCAYPCDSTCHNIIPSNQVGI, from the exons ATGGACCGGCGGCGGCTCTGGACGTGGGCAGCTGCCGTCGTcgtcgctgctgctgctgcggctgcggcggcggcgggccaTGAGAAGAGGCTGGTGGTGGGCATGACTCTCGTCCCGGGCGCCGCGTCCACGGGGGCAG TGTGCCTCGACGGGAGCCCGCCGGCGTACCACCTCCACCGCGGCTCCGGCGCGGGCGCCCGCGGCTGGCTGCTCCAGTTCGAGGGCGGCGGCTGGTGCAACGACGCGCCGTCCTGCGCCGCACGAGCCGGCACGCGGCGAGGCTCCACCCGGCTCATGAGCAAGCTCGAGGTCTTCTCCGGCGTGCTCAGCAACGATCCGGCCAGGAACCCAG ATTTTTACAACTGGAATCGGGTGAAGCTGCGGTACTGCGACGGCGGATCCTTCGCGGGCGATTCGGAGTTCACAAATGGC TCTTCAGTCATCTACATGAGAGGTCAGAGGATATGGGATGCTATCATCGCCGATCTCCTCACCAAAGGCCTCGCCAAAGCCAAAAAG GTGCTGCTCTCAGGATGCTCAGCAGGAGGCCTAGCTACATTCTTCCACTGCGACGACCTCGGGGAGCTTCTCGGGGGCGTCGCCACGGTGAAATGCATGAGCGACGCGGGGTTTTTCCTTGATGT GGATGACATTTCCGGCAACAACAGCATTAGACTTTTCTTTAGCAGCCTAGTTGCTCTGCAG GGAGCTGAGAAGAATTTGAACAAAGACTGTCTAAATTCAACACTCAGTCCTTATCTG TGTTTTTTCCCTCAATATGCACTTCAAAACATTAAAACCCCATATTTCATCTTAAATTCAGCGTACGATGTATATCAG TTCCATCACATCTTTGTGCCTCCTTCGTCTGATCCTAGGGGTCACTGGAGTCGCTGTAAGGCGGACCCCAGTGCATGCAGCACATCACAAATTGCAACTCTCCAAG GCCTAAGAAGTGCAATGTTAACAGCACTCAAACCGTTTGAAGGTGAGCCGGAGATGGGCATGTTCATCAATTCTTGCTTTGCACATTGCCAGAGCGAGCTGCAGGACACATGGTTTGCGCCGAATTCCCCAACACTGGACAATGAG ACAATTGCAGAGCTAGTCGGTGATTGGTACTTTGAAAGGGGTGCTGCCCAAGAAATCGACTGCGCATATCCCTGCGACTCAACTTGTCACAACATTATACCATCTAATCAG GTCGGCATCTAG
- the LOC125533921 gene encoding pectin acetylesterase 9-like isoform X3, whose amino-acid sequence MDRRRLWTWAAAVVVAAAAAAAAAAGHEKRLVVGMTLVPGAASTGAVCLDGSPPAYHLHRGSGAGARGWLLQFEGGGWCNDAPSCAARAGTRRGSTRLMSKLEVFSGVLSNDPARNPDFYNWNRVKLRYCDGGSFAGDSEFTNGSSVIYMRGQRIWDAIIADLLTKGLAKAKKVLLSGCSAGGLATFFHCDDLGELLGGVATVKCMSDAGFFLDVDDISGNNSIRLFFSSLVALQGAEKNLNKDCLNSTLSPYLCFFPQYALQNIKTPYFILNSAYDVYQGSLESL is encoded by the exons ATGGACCGGCGGCGGCTCTGGACGTGGGCAGCTGCCGTCGTcgtcgctgctgctgctgcggctgcggcggcggcgggccaTGAGAAGAGGCTGGTGGTGGGCATGACTCTCGTCCCGGGCGCCGCGTCCACGGGGGCAG TGTGCCTCGACGGGAGCCCGCCGGCGTACCACCTCCACCGCGGCTCCGGCGCGGGCGCCCGCGGCTGGCTGCTCCAGTTCGAGGGCGGCGGCTGGTGCAACGACGCGCCGTCCTGCGCCGCACGAGCCGGCACGCGGCGAGGCTCCACCCGGCTCATGAGCAAGCTCGAGGTCTTCTCCGGCGTGCTCAGCAACGATCCGGCCAGGAACCCAG ATTTTTACAACTGGAATCGGGTGAAGCTGCGGTACTGCGACGGCGGATCCTTCGCGGGCGATTCGGAGTTCACAAATGGC TCTTCAGTCATCTACATGAGAGGTCAGAGGATATGGGATGCTATCATCGCCGATCTCCTCACCAAAGGCCTCGCCAAAGCCAAAAAG GTGCTGCTCTCAGGATGCTCAGCAGGAGGCCTAGCTACATTCTTCCACTGCGACGACCTCGGGGAGCTTCTCGGGGGCGTCGCCACGGTGAAATGCATGAGCGACGCGGGGTTTTTCCTTGATGT GGATGACATTTCCGGCAACAACAGCATTAGACTTTTCTTTAGCAGCCTAGTTGCTCTGCAG GGAGCTGAGAAGAATTTGAACAAAGACTGTCTAAATTCAACACTCAGTCCTTATCTG TGTTTTTTCCCTCAATATGCACTTCAAAACATTAAAACCCCATATTTCATCTTAAATTCAGCGTACGATGTATATCAG GGGTCACTGGAGTCGCTGTAA
- the LOC125513037 gene encoding uncharacterized protein LOC125513037 isoform X1 — MGNRSRPSVAKETMEPIDEETESPSRAAQLKCPDRNSGEMHLNRFPNFHCKSLPSRRREENPEDSIIHSRGSMYQSSSDVSRLRKLQEGRRKLDSIYERDAFMSFGTVDSSSQPSTSGAYLVPQRSGSCKLRSSMNITRGFNQDARELVDISSREVPSDNLRLGRPRKDCNLLKDDVRDRFPGLSLKEDNATCPAASAAPHLLESSSSKGTMSNCQPPVGLHPDRSNHGTIDSVSNLPKSLSAKVGVFDATCPSESVHGVDGNKKARSSPFKKILDPFMKSKSLRNPSHMVMEDAKCGNPPVRGKDSALRKSLLSGISRSDQTPTPKCQTSGEARPITVTSSPTHLHAVLKLDHDNGAFGFEFCTKGPDESIYASTWKSGNELNWIYTFHSVGKRSSTVGRTSKDRHGWLPPIVGQMHVSSYLYSEVEEDGILNNSATSEFVLYDIAHARRSSAVDRVQRPDSTQPPFCNVVKNSISRESLERNNQMERQNTARNNSDASVSCLWSQEDLHPHLEVAAVVVQVPFHKTRSLELKTGSSPGTVKVVTAGGAHGLPRDDETSPSPLLNRLKSGGRCDCGGWDMSCPIVVLENAYDSYWVDSVMNESKHPMELFVKQGNQEVLPALSMKVDGKGEFSVDFHARLSALQAFSVCISLLHCSEASPTIGIEKFKHKLYSSSMKMLLKEEVKQLIGSVTGKEKKKVKRRKGKTPVVNGPPFSPMGRV; from the exons ATGGGGAACCGTTCTCGGCCCAGTGTAGCTAAGGAAACCATGGAACCAATTGATGAGGAAACAGAGAGTCCTAGCAGGGCAGCACAACTGAAATGCCCGGATAGAAACTCAGGCGAAATGCACCTCAACCGGTTCCCAAATTTTCATTGCAAGAGTCTGCCTTCAAGACGCCGTGAGGAAAACCCAGAAGATAGCATCATTCATAGTCGTGGTTCTATGTACCAGAGCTCCAGTGATGTCAGCAGACTAAGGAAACTCCAAGAGGGGAGGAGGAAATTAGACTCTATATATGAAAGAGATGCGTTTATGTCATTTGGGACCGTCGATTCGTCCTCTCAGCCTAGCACAAGTGGAGCTTACTTGGTTCCGCAACGGAGCGGTTCATGCAAGTTGAGGTCTTCTATGAACATAACTCGTGGATTTaatcaagatgccagggagcttGTGGATATTTCATCGCGTGAGGTTCCCAGTGACAACTTGAGGCTTGGAAGGCCACGCAAGGACTGCAATTTGTTAAAGGATGATGTAAGAGACAGGTTCCCGGGGTTATCGCTCAAAGAAGACAATGCCACGTGTCCCGCCGCAAGTGCTGCTCCTCATTTGCTAGaaagcagcagtagcaaaggtaCAATGTCAAATTGCCAACCTCCTGTTGGCCTTCATCCTGATAGGAGTAACCATGGCACAATAGATTCAGTGAGTAATCTCCCCAAGTCCTTGTCAGCTAAGGTGGGTGTTTTTGATGCTACATGTCCATCAGAAAGTGTTCATGGTGTCGATGGCAACAAAAAAGCTCGATCTAGTCCGTTTAAGAAAATTTTGGATCCTTTCATGAAGTCCAAATCTCTGAGGAATCCCTCCCACATGGTAATGGAAGATGCAAAATGTGGTAATCCACCAGTTAGAGGAAAAGATAGTGCACTGCGCAAATCTTTGTTGAGTGGTATCTCAAGATCTGACCAAACTCCCACACCTAAATGCCAGACGAGTGGGGAAGCCCGGCCTATCACAGTTACTTCATCGCCGACTCATTTGCATGCTGTTCTTAAACTGGATCATGACAATGGCGCTTTTGGTTTTGAGTTCTGTACCAAGGGTCCAGACGAATCCATTTACGCTAGCACTTGGAAATCCGGGAACGAACTGAATTGGATTTACACTTTCCATAGTGTTGGCAAGCGATCAAGTACCGTGGGAAGGACCTCCAAGGATAGGCATGGGTGGCTGCCTCCAATTGTTGGCCAGATGCATGTGTCTTCCTATCTGTACTCTGAAGTTGAAGAAGATGGTATTTTAAATAACTCAGCCACTAGCGAGTTTGTTTTGTATGACATTGCTCATGCACGACGGAGCTCTGCTGTTGATAGAGTTCAGCGTCCAGATTCCACTCAACCACCATTCTGCAATGTTGTTAAGAATTCAATCTCTAGGGAGTCTCTAGAGAGAAATAATCAGATGGAGCGGCAAAATACTGCAAGGAATAACTCAGATGCATCGGTATCTTGTCTTTGGTCCCAAGAAGATCTTCATCCTCATTTGGAGGTTGCAGCTGTTGTAGTCCAAGTGCCGTTTCATAAAACCCGGTCCCTTGAATTGAAAACTGGATCATCACCAGGTACAGTTAAAGTGGTTACAGCAGGCGGAGCACACGGGTTACCAAGGGATGATGAGACCAGTCCATCACCGTTACTTAACCGTCTAAAGAGTGGGGGAAGGTGTGACTGCGGTGGATGGGACATGTCTTGCCCAATCGTTGTCCTTGAAAATGCATATGATAGTTATTGGGTCGATTCTGTGATGAATGAAAGCAAGCATCCCATGGAGCTATTTGTTAAG CAGGGTAACCAGGAAGTTCTCCCTGCCCTTTCCATGAAAGTCGATGGGAAAGGAGAGTTCTCAGTGGATTTCCATGCACGATTGTCGGCGCTGCAGGCATTCTCAGTCTGCATATCTTTGCTTCACTGTTCTGAAGCTTCTCCAACCATTGGTATAGAGAAATTCAAGCACAAGCTGTATTCCAGTTCAATGAAAATGCTCCTCAAAGAAGAAGTGAAGCAGTTAATAGGATCAGTAACAGGAAAAGAGAAGAAGAAAGTGAAGAGGAGGAAAGGAAAAACTCCGGTGGTCAATGGCCCTCCGTTCTCACCCATGGGAAGAGTATAG
- the LOC125513037 gene encoding uncharacterized protein LOC125513037 isoform X2, translating to MGNRSRPSVAKETMEPIDEETESPSRAAQLKCPDRNSGEMHLNRFPNFHCKSLPSRRREENPEDSIIHSRGSMYQSSSDVSRLRKLQEGRRKLDSIYERDAFMSFGTVDSSSQPSTSGAYLVPQRSGSCKLRSSMNITRGFNQDARELVDISSREVPSDNLRLGRPRKDCNLLKDDVRDRFPGLSLKEDNATCPAASAAPHLLESSSSKGTMSNCQPPVGLHPDRSNHGTIDSVSNLPKSLSAKVGVFDATCPSESVHGVDGNKKARSSPFKKILDPFMKSKSLRNPSHMVMEDAKCGNPPVRGKDSALRKSLLSGISRSDQTPTPKCQTSGEARPITVTSSPTHLHAVLKLDHDNGAFGFEFCTKGPDESIYASTWKSGNELNWIYTFHSVGKRSSTVGRTSKDRHGWLPPIVGQMHVSSYLYSEVEEDGILNNSATSEFVLYDIAHARRSSAVDRVQRPDSTQPPFCNVVKNSISRESLERNNQMERQNTARNNSDASVSCLWSQEDLHPHLEVAAVVVQVPFHKTRSLELKTGSSPGTVKVVTAGGAHGLPRDDETSPSPLLNRLKSGGRCDCGGWDMSCPIVVLENAYDSYWVDSVMNESKHPMELFVKGNQEVLPALSMKVDGKGEFSVDFHARLSALQAFSVCISLLHCSEASPTIGIEKFKHKLYSSSMKMLLKEEVKQLIGSVTGKEKKKVKRRKGKTPVVNGPPFSPMGRV from the exons ATGGGGAACCGTTCTCGGCCCAGTGTAGCTAAGGAAACCATGGAACCAATTGATGAGGAAACAGAGAGTCCTAGCAGGGCAGCACAACTGAAATGCCCGGATAGAAACTCAGGCGAAATGCACCTCAACCGGTTCCCAAATTTTCATTGCAAGAGTCTGCCTTCAAGACGCCGTGAGGAAAACCCAGAAGATAGCATCATTCATAGTCGTGGTTCTATGTACCAGAGCTCCAGTGATGTCAGCAGACTAAGGAAACTCCAAGAGGGGAGGAGGAAATTAGACTCTATATATGAAAGAGATGCGTTTATGTCATTTGGGACCGTCGATTCGTCCTCTCAGCCTAGCACAAGTGGAGCTTACTTGGTTCCGCAACGGAGCGGTTCATGCAAGTTGAGGTCTTCTATGAACATAACTCGTGGATTTaatcaagatgccagggagcttGTGGATATTTCATCGCGTGAGGTTCCCAGTGACAACTTGAGGCTTGGAAGGCCACGCAAGGACTGCAATTTGTTAAAGGATGATGTAAGAGACAGGTTCCCGGGGTTATCGCTCAAAGAAGACAATGCCACGTGTCCCGCCGCAAGTGCTGCTCCTCATTTGCTAGaaagcagcagtagcaaaggtaCAATGTCAAATTGCCAACCTCCTGTTGGCCTTCATCCTGATAGGAGTAACCATGGCACAATAGATTCAGTGAGTAATCTCCCCAAGTCCTTGTCAGCTAAGGTGGGTGTTTTTGATGCTACATGTCCATCAGAAAGTGTTCATGGTGTCGATGGCAACAAAAAAGCTCGATCTAGTCCGTTTAAGAAAATTTTGGATCCTTTCATGAAGTCCAAATCTCTGAGGAATCCCTCCCACATGGTAATGGAAGATGCAAAATGTGGTAATCCACCAGTTAGAGGAAAAGATAGTGCACTGCGCAAATCTTTGTTGAGTGGTATCTCAAGATCTGACCAAACTCCCACACCTAAATGCCAGACGAGTGGGGAAGCCCGGCCTATCACAGTTACTTCATCGCCGACTCATTTGCATGCTGTTCTTAAACTGGATCATGACAATGGCGCTTTTGGTTTTGAGTTCTGTACCAAGGGTCCAGACGAATCCATTTACGCTAGCACTTGGAAATCCGGGAACGAACTGAATTGGATTTACACTTTCCATAGTGTTGGCAAGCGATCAAGTACCGTGGGAAGGACCTCCAAGGATAGGCATGGGTGGCTGCCTCCAATTGTTGGCCAGATGCATGTGTCTTCCTATCTGTACTCTGAAGTTGAAGAAGATGGTATTTTAAATAACTCAGCCACTAGCGAGTTTGTTTTGTATGACATTGCTCATGCACGACGGAGCTCTGCTGTTGATAGAGTTCAGCGTCCAGATTCCACTCAACCACCATTCTGCAATGTTGTTAAGAATTCAATCTCTAGGGAGTCTCTAGAGAGAAATAATCAGATGGAGCGGCAAAATACTGCAAGGAATAACTCAGATGCATCGGTATCTTGTCTTTGGTCCCAAGAAGATCTTCATCCTCATTTGGAGGTTGCAGCTGTTGTAGTCCAAGTGCCGTTTCATAAAACCCGGTCCCTTGAATTGAAAACTGGATCATCACCAGGTACAGTTAAAGTGGTTACAGCAGGCGGAGCACACGGGTTACCAAGGGATGATGAGACCAGTCCATCACCGTTACTTAACCGTCTAAAGAGTGGGGGAAGGTGTGACTGCGGTGGATGGGACATGTCTTGCCCAATCGTTGTCCTTGAAAATGCATATGATAGTTATTGGGTCGATTCTGTGATGAATGAAAGCAAGCATCCCATGGAGCTATTTGTTAAG GGTAACCAGGAAGTTCTCCCTGCCCTTTCCATGAAAGTCGATGGGAAAGGAGAGTTCTCAGTGGATTTCCATGCACGATTGTCGGCGCTGCAGGCATTCTCAGTCTGCATATCTTTGCTTCACTGTTCTGAAGCTTCTCCAACCATTGGTATAGAGAAATTCAAGCACAAGCTGTATTCCAGTTCAATGAAAATGCTCCTCAAAGAAGAAGTGAAGCAGTTAATAGGATCAGTAACAGGAAAAGAGAAGAAGAAAGTGAAGAGGAGGAAAGGAAAAACTCCGGTGGTCAATGGCCCTCCGTTCTCACCCATGGGAAGAGTATAG